The Saccopteryx leptura isolate mSacLep1 chromosome 2, mSacLep1_pri_phased_curated, whole genome shotgun sequence genome has a window encoding:
- the PLEKHH3 gene encoding pleckstrin homology domain-containing family H member 3 isoform X1, with amino-acid sequence MPLPGGLWWLLCCRRGFTLLHRDYGDGELSGDGDEDEDEETFELRTPSPAGGRRGPLDVTLTQPVRTGPISDRLQSWEETRSLIPEKGLLEDDTDVVVKGWLYREPRGGGARPWLPPRRAWFVLTRDSLDQFSSSGKGARRLGSLVLTSLCSVTGPERRPKETGLWSVTVSGRKHSVRLCSPRQAEAERWGVALREVIASKAPLETPTQLLLRDIQESCGDPEAVALIYRRNPILRHTSGALYAPLLPLPYGVCTPGPGYAPLREEAVRLFLALQALEGARRPWPLMQGVLQTCRDLPALRDELFLQLAKQTSGLSGPPRLLATQDPASLRYWQLLTCMSCTFRPGGAVRGHLLGHLERTEQALPDSELAEYARFIRRALSRTRGRELVPSLAEISALSQRQELLCTVHCPGAGACPVAINSHTTAAEVARELVGRLGLARSRNAFALYEQRGAQERALAGGTLVADVLTRFENLAAEEARLEDSPNTGWRLCLRLHGPLHPEGLSPDSHELPFLFEQAHALLLRGRPLPPDDTLRALAALRLQSLHRDFSPRAPLPRLDRLLPPPAPPREDPTRPIPRPRPSTALLAGAIWSSGLAKRRAERARLSGGAGRPAGSVVREGGGGAGMAAAVLGGWKRLRGMGRAEAMAAYLALAAQCPGFGAARYEVLELSTKPGGGAPQKLCLGLGAKAMSLSRPGETEPIHSVSYGHVAACQLTGPHTLALRVGESQLLLQSPQVEEIMQLVNAYLASPSPERPYSSPPPCQDLPDTSSPSQRPGLDEPQGQSGCLGQLQK; translated from the exons ATGCCTCTCCCCGGGGGATTGTGGTGGCTCCTCTGCTGCCGTCGAGGCTTTACTCTTCTGCACCGGGACTACGGGGACGGTGAGCTTAGCGGGGACGGGGACGAAGACGAGGACGAGGAGACCTTTGAGCTACGGACCCCGAGTCCAGCGGGCGGCAGGAGG GGCCCCCTGGATGTGACTCTGACTCAGCCTGTGAGGACCGGGCCCATTTCAGACAG GCTGCAGAGTTGGGAGGAGACACGGAGCCTTATCCCGGAGAAGGGGCTGCTGGAAGACGACACGGATGTCGTCGTAAAAG GTTGGCTGTATCGGGAGCCCCGCGGAGGAGGGGCGCGGCCCTGGTTGCCGCCGCGCCGGGCCTGGTTCGTGCTCACCCGGGACTCCCTGGACCAGTTCAGCAGCAGCGGGAAGGGGGCGCGGCGCCTTGGGAGCCTCGTGCTCACCAGCCTGTGCTCGGTGACCGGCCCGGAGCGCAGGCCCAAGGAGACAG GACTGTGGTCAGTGACCGTGTCTGGCCGGAAACACAGCGTCCGGCTCTGCTCCCCGCGTCAGGCCGAAGCTGAGCGCTGGGGGGTGGCGCTGCGCGAGGTGATCGCCTCCAAGGCGCCGCTGGAGACCCCCACCCAGCTGCTACTCAGGGACATTCAG GAGAGTTGTGGAGACCCAGAGGCGGTGGCCCTCATTTACCGACGGAACCCAATTCTGAGGCACACCAGTGGGGCCTTGTATGCCCCACTCTTGCCCCTGCCCTATGGAGTCTGCACCCCAG GTCCAGGCTATGCACCCTTGCGCGAGGAGGCTGTACGGCTGTTCCTGGCGCTGCAGGCCCTGGAGGGGGCGCGGCGCCCCTGGCCCCTGATGCAGGGTGTACTTCAGACCTGCCGGGACCTGCCTGCGCTTCGCGACGAACTCTTCCTGCAGCTGGCTAAGCAGACCTCGGGCCTCTCGGGGCCCCCCAGGCTCCTGGCTACCCAAGACCCCGCATCCCTACGGTACTGGCAGCTTCTCACCTGCATGAGCTGCACCTTCCGGCCTGGGGGAGCTGTACGGGGGCATCTCCTGGGACATCTGGAGAG GACAGAGCAGGCGCTCCCGGATTCGGAACTGGCAGAATATGCTCGCTTCATCCGCAGAGCACTGAGCCGGACTCGCGGGCGAGAGTTGGTGCCCTCACTGGCAGAGATTTCCGCTCTGAGCCAAAGGCAAGAGCTGTTGTGCACCGTGCACTGTCCGGGGGCTGGTGCATGCCCTGTGGCCATAAACTCCCACACCACGGCTGCTGAG GTGGCTCGAGAGCTGGTGGGGCGGCTGGGCTTGGCCCGAAGCCGCAATGCTTTCGCACTGTACGAGCAGCGAGGGGCCCAGGAgcgagccttggctggggggacTCTCGTGGCCGACGTGCTCACCAGGTTTGAGAA TTTGGCGGCGGAGGAAGCCCGGCTGGAGGACTCGCCCAATACGGGTTGGAGACTGTGTCTGCGTCTTCACGGACCTCTGCATCCGGAAGGACTGTCCCCTGACAGTCATGAACTGCCTTTCCTCTTTGAGCAG GCTCACGCTCTGCTGCTGCGTGGCCGGCCGCTCCCGCCAGACGACACGCTGCGCGCCCTGGCGGCGCTGCGCTTGCAGAGCCTGCACCGGGACTTCTCCCCGCGCGCGCCCCTGCCGCGCCTGGACCGCTTGCTGCCACCTCCCGCCCCGCCGCGTGAAGACCCTACCCGCCCGATCCCCAGGCCTCGTCCCTCTACTGCCCTGCTGGCCGGGGCAATCTGGAGTTCGGGCCTGGCCAAGAGGCGAGCGGAGCGGGCCCGGCTCAGCGGCGGGGCTGGCCGCCCGGCTGGAAGCGTAGTCCGAGAGGGAGGAGGTGGCGCCGGCATGGCGGCTGCTGTACTAGGCGGCTGGAAGCGGCTACGGGGCATGGGCCGAGCTGAGGCCATGGCTGCCTACCTGGCTCTGGCGGCGCAGTGTCCAGGGTTCGGCGCTGCTCGGTATGAAGTTCTGGAGCTGAGCACg AAGCCTGGTGGGGGTGCTCCACAGAAGCTATGCCTGGGCCTGGGAGCCAAGGCCATGTCCCTCTCCCGACCCGGTGAGACAGAGCCCATCCACAGTGTCAGCTATGGTCATGTGGCCGCCTGCCAGCTAACGGGCCCCCACACCCTGGCATTGAGGGTGGGAGAGAGCCAACTCCTCCTGCAGAGTCCCCAG GTGGAAGAGATCATGCAGCTGGTGAATGCCTACTTGGCTAGCCCCTCCCCGGAGAGGCCCTACAGCAGTCCTCCTCCATGCCAAGACCTGCCAGACACCTCCTCTCCCAGCCAGCGCCCGGGCCTGGATGAGCCCCAGGGACAGTCTGGCTGTTTGGGGCAGCTGCAGAAATGA
- the PLEKHH3 gene encoding pleckstrin homology domain-containing family H member 3 isoform X4 — protein sequence MPLPGGLWWLLCCRRGFTLLHRDYGDGELSGDGDEDEDEETFELRTPSPAGGRRGPLDVTLTQPVRTGPISDRLQSWEETRSLIPEKGLLEDDTDVVVKGWLYREPRGGGARPWLPPRRAWFVLTRDSLDQFSSSGKGARRLGSLVLTSLCSVTGPERRPKETGLWSVTVSGRKHSVRLCSPRQAEAERWGVALREVIASKAPLETPTQLLLRDIQESCGDPEAVALIYRRNPILRHTSGALYAPLLPLPYGVCTPGPGYAPLREEAVRLFLALQALEGARRPWPLMQGVLQTCRDLPALRDELFLQLAKQTSGLSGPPRLLATQDPASLRYWQLLTCMSCTFRPGGAVRGHLLGHLERTEQALPDSELAEYARFIRRALSRTRGRELVPSLAEISALSQRQELLCTVHCPGAGACPVAINSHTTAAEVARELVGRLGLARSRNAFALYEQRGAQERALAGGTLVADVLTRFENLAAEEARLEDSPNTGWRLCLRLHGPLHPEGLSPDSHELPFLFEQKPGGGAPQKLCLGLGAKAMSLSRPGETEPIHSVSYGHVAACQLTGPHTLALRVGESQLLLQSPQVEEIMQLVNAYLASPSPERPYSSPPPCQDLPDTSSPSQRPGLDEPQGQSGCLGQLQK from the exons ATGCCTCTCCCCGGGGGATTGTGGTGGCTCCTCTGCTGCCGTCGAGGCTTTACTCTTCTGCACCGGGACTACGGGGACGGTGAGCTTAGCGGGGACGGGGACGAAGACGAGGACGAGGAGACCTTTGAGCTACGGACCCCGAGTCCAGCGGGCGGCAGGAGG GGCCCCCTGGATGTGACTCTGACTCAGCCTGTGAGGACCGGGCCCATTTCAGACAG GCTGCAGAGTTGGGAGGAGACACGGAGCCTTATCCCGGAGAAGGGGCTGCTGGAAGACGACACGGATGTCGTCGTAAAAG GTTGGCTGTATCGGGAGCCCCGCGGAGGAGGGGCGCGGCCCTGGTTGCCGCCGCGCCGGGCCTGGTTCGTGCTCACCCGGGACTCCCTGGACCAGTTCAGCAGCAGCGGGAAGGGGGCGCGGCGCCTTGGGAGCCTCGTGCTCACCAGCCTGTGCTCGGTGACCGGCCCGGAGCGCAGGCCCAAGGAGACAG GACTGTGGTCAGTGACCGTGTCTGGCCGGAAACACAGCGTCCGGCTCTGCTCCCCGCGTCAGGCCGAAGCTGAGCGCTGGGGGGTGGCGCTGCGCGAGGTGATCGCCTCCAAGGCGCCGCTGGAGACCCCCACCCAGCTGCTACTCAGGGACATTCAG GAGAGTTGTGGAGACCCAGAGGCGGTGGCCCTCATTTACCGACGGAACCCAATTCTGAGGCACACCAGTGGGGCCTTGTATGCCCCACTCTTGCCCCTGCCCTATGGAGTCTGCACCCCAG GTCCAGGCTATGCACCCTTGCGCGAGGAGGCTGTACGGCTGTTCCTGGCGCTGCAGGCCCTGGAGGGGGCGCGGCGCCCCTGGCCCCTGATGCAGGGTGTACTTCAGACCTGCCGGGACCTGCCTGCGCTTCGCGACGAACTCTTCCTGCAGCTGGCTAAGCAGACCTCGGGCCTCTCGGGGCCCCCCAGGCTCCTGGCTACCCAAGACCCCGCATCCCTACGGTACTGGCAGCTTCTCACCTGCATGAGCTGCACCTTCCGGCCTGGGGGAGCTGTACGGGGGCATCTCCTGGGACATCTGGAGAG GACAGAGCAGGCGCTCCCGGATTCGGAACTGGCAGAATATGCTCGCTTCATCCGCAGAGCACTGAGCCGGACTCGCGGGCGAGAGTTGGTGCCCTCACTGGCAGAGATTTCCGCTCTGAGCCAAAGGCAAGAGCTGTTGTGCACCGTGCACTGTCCGGGGGCTGGTGCATGCCCTGTGGCCATAAACTCCCACACCACGGCTGCTGAG GTGGCTCGAGAGCTGGTGGGGCGGCTGGGCTTGGCCCGAAGCCGCAATGCTTTCGCACTGTACGAGCAGCGAGGGGCCCAGGAgcgagccttggctggggggacTCTCGTGGCCGACGTGCTCACCAGGTTTGAGAA TTTGGCGGCGGAGGAAGCCCGGCTGGAGGACTCGCCCAATACGGGTTGGAGACTGTGTCTGCGTCTTCACGGACCTCTGCATCCGGAAGGACTGTCCCCTGACAGTCATGAACTGCCTTTCCTCTTTGAGCAG AAGCCTGGTGGGGGTGCTCCACAGAAGCTATGCCTGGGCCTGGGAGCCAAGGCCATGTCCCTCTCCCGACCCGGTGAGACAGAGCCCATCCACAGTGTCAGCTATGGTCATGTGGCCGCCTGCCAGCTAACGGGCCCCCACACCCTGGCATTGAGGGTGGGAGAGAGCCAACTCCTCCTGCAGAGTCCCCAG GTGGAAGAGATCATGCAGCTGGTGAATGCCTACTTGGCTAGCCCCTCCCCGGAGAGGCCCTACAGCAGTCCTCCTCCATGCCAAGACCTGCCAGACACCTCCTCTCCCAGCCAGCGCCCGGGCCTGGATGAGCCCCAGGGACAGTCTGGCTGTTTGGGGCAGCTGCAGAAATGA
- the PLEKHH3 gene encoding pleckstrin homology domain-containing family H member 3 isoform X2 — MPLPGGLWWLLCCRRGFTLLHRDYGDGELSGDGDEDEDEETFELRTPSPAGGRRGPLDVTLTQPVRTGPISDRLQSWEETRSLIPEKGLLEDDTDVVVKGWLYREPRGGGARPWLPPRRAWFVLTRDSLDQFSSSGKGARRLGSLVLTSLCSVTGPERRPKETGLWSVTVSGRKHSVRLCSPRQAEAERWGVALREVIASKAPLETPTQLLLRDIQESCGDPEAVALIYRRNPILRHTSGALYAPLLPLPYGVCTPGPGYAPLREEAVRLFLALQALEGARRPWPLMQGVLQTCRDLPALRDELFLQLAKQTSGLSGPPRLLATQDPASLRYWQLLTCMSCTFRPGGAVRGHLLGHLERTEQALPDSELAEYARFIRRALSRTRGRELVPSLAEISALSQRQELLCTVHCPGAGACPVAINSHTTAAEVARELVGRLGLARSRNAFALYEQRGAQERALAGGTLVADVLTSLAAEEARLEDSPNTGWRLCLRLHGPLHPEGLSPDSHELPFLFEQAHALLLRGRPLPPDDTLRALAALRLQSLHRDFSPRAPLPRLDRLLPPPAPPREDPTRPIPRPRPSTALLAGAIWSSGLAKRRAERARLSGGAGRPAGSVVREGGGGAGMAAAVLGGWKRLRGMGRAEAMAAYLALAAQCPGFGAARYEVLELSTKPGGGAPQKLCLGLGAKAMSLSRPGETEPIHSVSYGHVAACQLTGPHTLALRVGESQLLLQSPQVEEIMQLVNAYLASPSPERPYSSPPPCQDLPDTSSPSQRPGLDEPQGQSGCLGQLQK, encoded by the exons ATGCCTCTCCCCGGGGGATTGTGGTGGCTCCTCTGCTGCCGTCGAGGCTTTACTCTTCTGCACCGGGACTACGGGGACGGTGAGCTTAGCGGGGACGGGGACGAAGACGAGGACGAGGAGACCTTTGAGCTACGGACCCCGAGTCCAGCGGGCGGCAGGAGG GGCCCCCTGGATGTGACTCTGACTCAGCCTGTGAGGACCGGGCCCATTTCAGACAG GCTGCAGAGTTGGGAGGAGACACGGAGCCTTATCCCGGAGAAGGGGCTGCTGGAAGACGACACGGATGTCGTCGTAAAAG GTTGGCTGTATCGGGAGCCCCGCGGAGGAGGGGCGCGGCCCTGGTTGCCGCCGCGCCGGGCCTGGTTCGTGCTCACCCGGGACTCCCTGGACCAGTTCAGCAGCAGCGGGAAGGGGGCGCGGCGCCTTGGGAGCCTCGTGCTCACCAGCCTGTGCTCGGTGACCGGCCCGGAGCGCAGGCCCAAGGAGACAG GACTGTGGTCAGTGACCGTGTCTGGCCGGAAACACAGCGTCCGGCTCTGCTCCCCGCGTCAGGCCGAAGCTGAGCGCTGGGGGGTGGCGCTGCGCGAGGTGATCGCCTCCAAGGCGCCGCTGGAGACCCCCACCCAGCTGCTACTCAGGGACATTCAG GAGAGTTGTGGAGACCCAGAGGCGGTGGCCCTCATTTACCGACGGAACCCAATTCTGAGGCACACCAGTGGGGCCTTGTATGCCCCACTCTTGCCCCTGCCCTATGGAGTCTGCACCCCAG GTCCAGGCTATGCACCCTTGCGCGAGGAGGCTGTACGGCTGTTCCTGGCGCTGCAGGCCCTGGAGGGGGCGCGGCGCCCCTGGCCCCTGATGCAGGGTGTACTTCAGACCTGCCGGGACCTGCCTGCGCTTCGCGACGAACTCTTCCTGCAGCTGGCTAAGCAGACCTCGGGCCTCTCGGGGCCCCCCAGGCTCCTGGCTACCCAAGACCCCGCATCCCTACGGTACTGGCAGCTTCTCACCTGCATGAGCTGCACCTTCCGGCCTGGGGGAGCTGTACGGGGGCATCTCCTGGGACATCTGGAGAG GACAGAGCAGGCGCTCCCGGATTCGGAACTGGCAGAATATGCTCGCTTCATCCGCAGAGCACTGAGCCGGACTCGCGGGCGAGAGTTGGTGCCCTCACTGGCAGAGATTTCCGCTCTGAGCCAAAGGCAAGAGCTGTTGTGCACCGTGCACTGTCCGGGGGCTGGTGCATGCCCTGTGGCCATAAACTCCCACACCACGGCTGCTGAG GTGGCTCGAGAGCTGGTGGGGCGGCTGGGCTTGGCCCGAAGCCGCAATGCTTTCGCACTGTACGAGCAGCGAGGGGCCCAGGAgcgagccttggctggggggacTCTCGTGGCCGACGTGCTCACCAG TTTGGCGGCGGAGGAAGCCCGGCTGGAGGACTCGCCCAATACGGGTTGGAGACTGTGTCTGCGTCTTCACGGACCTCTGCATCCGGAAGGACTGTCCCCTGACAGTCATGAACTGCCTTTCCTCTTTGAGCAG GCTCACGCTCTGCTGCTGCGTGGCCGGCCGCTCCCGCCAGACGACACGCTGCGCGCCCTGGCGGCGCTGCGCTTGCAGAGCCTGCACCGGGACTTCTCCCCGCGCGCGCCCCTGCCGCGCCTGGACCGCTTGCTGCCACCTCCCGCCCCGCCGCGTGAAGACCCTACCCGCCCGATCCCCAGGCCTCGTCCCTCTACTGCCCTGCTGGCCGGGGCAATCTGGAGTTCGGGCCTGGCCAAGAGGCGAGCGGAGCGGGCCCGGCTCAGCGGCGGGGCTGGCCGCCCGGCTGGAAGCGTAGTCCGAGAGGGAGGAGGTGGCGCCGGCATGGCGGCTGCTGTACTAGGCGGCTGGAAGCGGCTACGGGGCATGGGCCGAGCTGAGGCCATGGCTGCCTACCTGGCTCTGGCGGCGCAGTGTCCAGGGTTCGGCGCTGCTCGGTATGAAGTTCTGGAGCTGAGCACg AAGCCTGGTGGGGGTGCTCCACAGAAGCTATGCCTGGGCCTGGGAGCCAAGGCCATGTCCCTCTCCCGACCCGGTGAGACAGAGCCCATCCACAGTGTCAGCTATGGTCATGTGGCCGCCTGCCAGCTAACGGGCCCCCACACCCTGGCATTGAGGGTGGGAGAGAGCCAACTCCTCCTGCAGAGTCCCCAG GTGGAAGAGATCATGCAGCTGGTGAATGCCTACTTGGCTAGCCCCTCCCCGGAGAGGCCCTACAGCAGTCCTCCTCCATGCCAAGACCTGCCAGACACCTCCTCTCCCAGCCAGCGCCCGGGCCTGGATGAGCCCCAGGGACAGTCTGGCTGTTTGGGGCAGCTGCAGAAATGA
- the PLEKHH3 gene encoding pleckstrin homology domain-containing family H member 3 isoform X3, with translation MGPLDVTLTQPVRTGPISDRLQSWEETRSLIPEKGLLEDDTDVVVKGWLYREPRGGGARPWLPPRRAWFVLTRDSLDQFSSSGKGARRLGSLVLTSLCSVTGPERRPKETGLWSVTVSGRKHSVRLCSPRQAEAERWGVALREVIASKAPLETPTQLLLRDIQESCGDPEAVALIYRRNPILRHTSGALYAPLLPLPYGVCTPGPGYAPLREEAVRLFLALQALEGARRPWPLMQGVLQTCRDLPALRDELFLQLAKQTSGLSGPPRLLATQDPASLRYWQLLTCMSCTFRPGGAVRGHLLGHLERTEQALPDSELAEYARFIRRALSRTRGRELVPSLAEISALSQRQELLCTVHCPGAGACPVAINSHTTAAEVARELVGRLGLARSRNAFALYEQRGAQERALAGGTLVADVLTRFENLAAEEARLEDSPNTGWRLCLRLHGPLHPEGLSPDSHELPFLFEQAHALLLRGRPLPPDDTLRALAALRLQSLHRDFSPRAPLPRLDRLLPPPAPPREDPTRPIPRPRPSTALLAGAIWSSGLAKRRAERARLSGGAGRPAGSVVREGGGGAGMAAAVLGGWKRLRGMGRAEAMAAYLALAAQCPGFGAARYEVLELSTKPGGGAPQKLCLGLGAKAMSLSRPGETEPIHSVSYGHVAACQLTGPHTLALRVGESQLLLQSPQVEEIMQLVNAYLASPSPERPYSSPPPCQDLPDTSSPSQRPGLDEPQGQSGCLGQLQK, from the exons ATG GGCCCCCTGGATGTGACTCTGACTCAGCCTGTGAGGACCGGGCCCATTTCAGACAG GCTGCAGAGTTGGGAGGAGACACGGAGCCTTATCCCGGAGAAGGGGCTGCTGGAAGACGACACGGATGTCGTCGTAAAAG GTTGGCTGTATCGGGAGCCCCGCGGAGGAGGGGCGCGGCCCTGGTTGCCGCCGCGCCGGGCCTGGTTCGTGCTCACCCGGGACTCCCTGGACCAGTTCAGCAGCAGCGGGAAGGGGGCGCGGCGCCTTGGGAGCCTCGTGCTCACCAGCCTGTGCTCGGTGACCGGCCCGGAGCGCAGGCCCAAGGAGACAG GACTGTGGTCAGTGACCGTGTCTGGCCGGAAACACAGCGTCCGGCTCTGCTCCCCGCGTCAGGCCGAAGCTGAGCGCTGGGGGGTGGCGCTGCGCGAGGTGATCGCCTCCAAGGCGCCGCTGGAGACCCCCACCCAGCTGCTACTCAGGGACATTCAG GAGAGTTGTGGAGACCCAGAGGCGGTGGCCCTCATTTACCGACGGAACCCAATTCTGAGGCACACCAGTGGGGCCTTGTATGCCCCACTCTTGCCCCTGCCCTATGGAGTCTGCACCCCAG GTCCAGGCTATGCACCCTTGCGCGAGGAGGCTGTACGGCTGTTCCTGGCGCTGCAGGCCCTGGAGGGGGCGCGGCGCCCCTGGCCCCTGATGCAGGGTGTACTTCAGACCTGCCGGGACCTGCCTGCGCTTCGCGACGAACTCTTCCTGCAGCTGGCTAAGCAGACCTCGGGCCTCTCGGGGCCCCCCAGGCTCCTGGCTACCCAAGACCCCGCATCCCTACGGTACTGGCAGCTTCTCACCTGCATGAGCTGCACCTTCCGGCCTGGGGGAGCTGTACGGGGGCATCTCCTGGGACATCTGGAGAG GACAGAGCAGGCGCTCCCGGATTCGGAACTGGCAGAATATGCTCGCTTCATCCGCAGAGCACTGAGCCGGACTCGCGGGCGAGAGTTGGTGCCCTCACTGGCAGAGATTTCCGCTCTGAGCCAAAGGCAAGAGCTGTTGTGCACCGTGCACTGTCCGGGGGCTGGTGCATGCCCTGTGGCCATAAACTCCCACACCACGGCTGCTGAG GTGGCTCGAGAGCTGGTGGGGCGGCTGGGCTTGGCCCGAAGCCGCAATGCTTTCGCACTGTACGAGCAGCGAGGGGCCCAGGAgcgagccttggctggggggacTCTCGTGGCCGACGTGCTCACCAGGTTTGAGAA TTTGGCGGCGGAGGAAGCCCGGCTGGAGGACTCGCCCAATACGGGTTGGAGACTGTGTCTGCGTCTTCACGGACCTCTGCATCCGGAAGGACTGTCCCCTGACAGTCATGAACTGCCTTTCCTCTTTGAGCAG GCTCACGCTCTGCTGCTGCGTGGCCGGCCGCTCCCGCCAGACGACACGCTGCGCGCCCTGGCGGCGCTGCGCTTGCAGAGCCTGCACCGGGACTTCTCCCCGCGCGCGCCCCTGCCGCGCCTGGACCGCTTGCTGCCACCTCCCGCCCCGCCGCGTGAAGACCCTACCCGCCCGATCCCCAGGCCTCGTCCCTCTACTGCCCTGCTGGCCGGGGCAATCTGGAGTTCGGGCCTGGCCAAGAGGCGAGCGGAGCGGGCCCGGCTCAGCGGCGGGGCTGGCCGCCCGGCTGGAAGCGTAGTCCGAGAGGGAGGAGGTGGCGCCGGCATGGCGGCTGCTGTACTAGGCGGCTGGAAGCGGCTACGGGGCATGGGCCGAGCTGAGGCCATGGCTGCCTACCTGGCTCTGGCGGCGCAGTGTCCAGGGTTCGGCGCTGCTCGGTATGAAGTTCTGGAGCTGAGCACg AAGCCTGGTGGGGGTGCTCCACAGAAGCTATGCCTGGGCCTGGGAGCCAAGGCCATGTCCCTCTCCCGACCCGGTGAGACAGAGCCCATCCACAGTGTCAGCTATGGTCATGTGGCCGCCTGCCAGCTAACGGGCCCCCACACCCTGGCATTGAGGGTGGGAGAGAGCCAACTCCTCCTGCAGAGTCCCCAG GTGGAAGAGATCATGCAGCTGGTGAATGCCTACTTGGCTAGCCCCTCCCCGGAGAGGCCCTACAGCAGTCCTCCTCCATGCCAAGACCTGCCAGACACCTCCTCTCCCAGCCAGCGCCCGGGCCTGGATGAGCCCCAGGGACAGTCTGGCTGTTTGGGGCAGCTGCAGAAATGA
- the TUBG2 gene encoding tubulin gamma-2 chain — protein sequence MPREIITLQLGQCGNQIGFEFWKQLCAEHGISPEGIVEEFATEGTDRKDVFFYQADDEHYIPRAVLLDLEPRVIHSILNSPYAKLYNPENIYLSEHGGGAGNNWASGFSQGEKIHEDIFDIIDREADGSDSLEGFVLCHSIAGGTGSGLGSYLLERLNDRYPKKLVQTYSVFPNQDEMSDVVVQPYNSLLTLKRLTQNADCVVVLDNTALNRIATDRLHIQNPSFSQINQLVSTIMSASTTTLRYPGYMNNDLIGLIASLIPTPRLHFLMTGYTPLTTDQSVASVRKTTVLDVMRRLLQPKNVMVSTGRDRQTNHCYIAILNIIQGEVDPTQVHKSLQRIRERKLANFIPWGPASIQVALSRKSPYLPSAHRVSGLMMANHTSISSLFESSCQQYDKLRKREAFLEQFRKEDIFKENFDELDRSREVVQELIDEYHAATRPDYISWGTQEQ from the exons ATGCCCCGGGAGATCATCACCCTGCAGCTGGGCCAGTGCGGCAACCAGA TTGGGTTCGAGTTCTGGAAACAACTGTGCGCAGAGCATGGTATCAGCCCCGAAGGCATAGTGGAGGAATTCGCTACCGAGGGTACTGACCGCAAGGACGTCTTTTTCTACCAG GCAGACGATGAGCACTACATCCCCAGAGCGGTGTTGCTGgacctggagccccgggtgatcCACTCCATCCTCAACTCCCCCTATGCCAAGCTCTACAACCCAGAGAACATCTACCTGTCAGAGCATGGAGGAGGAGCTGGCAACAACTGGGCCAGTGGATTCTCGCAG GGTGAGAAAATCCATGAAGATATTTTTGACATCATAGACCGAGAAGCAGATGGAAGTGACAGCCTAGAG GGCTTTGTGTTGTGTCACTCCATCGCTGGGGGGACGGGTTCTGGCCTGGGCTCCTATCTCCTGGAGCGACTGAATGACAG ATACCCCAAGAAGCTGGTGCAGACAtactcagtgtttcccaaccagGATGAGATGAGCGATGTGGTGGTCCAGCCCTACAACTCACTGCTCACACTCAAGAGGCTGACCCAGAATGCAGACTGTGTG GTGGTGCTGGACAACACAGCCCTGAACAGGATCGCCACAGACCGCCTGCACATCCAGAACCCATCCTTCTCCCAGATCaaccagctg GTATCCACCATCATGTCGGCCAGCACCACCACCCTGCGCTACCCTGGCTACATGAACAACGACCTCATCGGCCTCATCGCCTCGCTCATTCCCACACCACGCCTCCATTTCCTCATGACTGGTTACACCCCCCTCACCACAGACCAGTCG GTGGCTAGTGTGAGGAAGACCACGGTCCTGGATGTCATGAGGCGGCTGCTACAACCCAAGAACGTGATGGTGTCCACCGGCCGGGATCGCCAGACCAACCACTGCTACATTGCCATCCTCAACATCATCCAGGGGGAGGTGGATCCCACTCAG GTGCACAAGAGCCTGCAGAGGATCCGGGAACGGAAGTTGGCCAACTTCATCCCCTGGGGCCCAGCCAGCATCCAGGTGGCCCTGTCCAGGAAGTCTCCCTACCTGCCGTCTGCCCACCGTGTCAGCGGGCTCATGATGGCCAACCATACCAGCATCTCCTCA CTCTTTGAAAGTTCCTGCCAGCAGTACGACAAACTGCGGAAGCGGGAAGCCTTCCTGGAGCAGTTCCGCAAGGAGGACATCTTCAAGGAGAACTTTGACGAGCTGGACAGGTCCAGGGAGGTTGTACAGGAGCTCATTGACGAGTACCACGCTGCCACGCGGCCAGACTACATCTCCTGGGGCACCCAGGAGCAGTGA